The DNA segment ATGCTGTCGTGCTCAGGGATGTAATTCTAGTTATTTTGGCGTTTCTTCGGCTTCTTTGACACGGATTACACTGCCGGCAATACGTTTGGTATTTAAGCGTTTAATTGCTGTGCGGGCTTCATAAAGTGGCATTTCGATGAAGCCAAAACCTTTGGATTTGCCGGTTTCCTTGTCCATGACCAAGGTGCAAGATTGCACGACACCGAACTCAGCAAATAGGGCTTTTAGCTCTTCTTCGGTGGTTTCACGAGAGAGGTTACGGGCAATGATTTTCATGGGAATGTCCAAAAGATTAAGCAAAAAGTTAAGCAATTTAAATATGTACAGTAAGAGCAGAGTGAATCGTATTGATGGGTAAGCATTTTAAGAAGCTATTGTAGCGTTTTTTGAAGGTGTACAGGTTATTTTAAGCGCATAGATTTTAGCCTTGGAGCAGACCCAAGGCGTAGATAAAAGTATTTTGGTACCGAGGGCTGATTAAATCGGATCTGAAGTTGAGGCGTGATTCAGGCGTTCACGCTCCAGCCAGACACCGTGACCATAGTCGACGTAGAAGTCTTCGACTTGTTTTCTGGCCCAAGGCGTGCGGCGTAAAAAGGTAAGGCTGGACTTGATACTGGGGTCAAAGGTAAAGCAACGGATATTAATAAAGTGGGCGAGCTCTTCCCAGCCATAAATCGAGACCAGTCGTTCGAGAATGATTGCCAGCGTTAGCCCGTGCAATGGGTCGTTCGACGCTTTATTGGATGGGGTAGATGTATTCTCGGGATTAGACGTTGTCATGG comes from the Aquirhabdus parva genome and includes:
- a CDS encoding RNA recognition motif domain-containing protein, translating into MKIIARNLSRETTEEELKALFAEFGVVQSCTLVMDKETGKSKGFGFIEMPLYEARTAIKRLNTKRIAGSVIRVKEAEETPK
- a CDS encoding VF530 family protein — its product is MTTSNPENTSTPSNKASNDPLHGLTLAIILERLVSIYGWEELAHFINIRCFTFDPSIKSSLTFLRRTPWARKQVEDFYVDYGHGVWLERERLNHASTSDPI